From the Streptomyces nigrescens genome, one window contains:
- a CDS encoding SDR family oxidoreductase, translated as MTGTGICTGRVAVVTGAGRGLGRAHALALAAEGAQVVVNDLGVAPDGAGASAGPAQQVVDEIRARGGRAVAHTGDITTTDGAASLVTTALETFGRLDALVNNAGFLRDRMLVNLDEDDWDAVIRVHLKGHFLPLRHAAAHWRAETKAGRTPDARIINTGSGAGLLGSVGQGNYAAAKAGIIGLTLVAAAEMARYGVQINAIAPAARTRMTERTFAATMAAPADGEFDAMAPENVSPLVVWLASAGSAGVTGRVFEAEAGRITVMEGWRPGPTADKKSRWTPAEAGETARTLLAAAEAPRPVYGAR; from the coding sequence ATGACCGGTACCGGAATCTGCACGGGACGCGTCGCCGTCGTCACCGGAGCGGGCCGCGGCCTGGGCCGCGCCCATGCCCTGGCGCTCGCCGCGGAAGGGGCGCAGGTGGTGGTGAACGACCTCGGGGTGGCGCCCGACGGAGCCGGCGCTTCGGCCGGACCGGCCCAGCAGGTCGTCGACGAGATCCGGGCTCGCGGCGGCCGGGCCGTCGCCCACACCGGCGACATCACCACCACCGACGGCGCCGCCTCCCTCGTCACCACCGCCCTGGAGACCTTCGGCCGCCTCGACGCTCTCGTCAACAACGCCGGGTTCCTGCGCGACCGGATGCTCGTCAACCTCGACGAGGACGACTGGGACGCCGTCATCCGGGTCCATCTCAAGGGCCACTTCCTGCCGTTGCGGCACGCCGCCGCGCACTGGCGCGCCGAGACCAAGGCCGGCCGTACGCCCGACGCCCGGATCATCAACACCGGTTCGGGCGCCGGGCTGCTCGGCAGCGTCGGCCAGGGCAACTACGCCGCCGCCAAGGCCGGCATCATCGGCCTCACCCTCGTCGCCGCCGCCGAAATGGCCCGCTACGGCGTACAGATCAACGCCATCGCACCGGCCGCCCGGACCCGGATGACGGAGCGGACCTTCGCCGCGACGATGGCGGCGCCCGCCGACGGGGAGTTCGACGCGATGGCGCCGGAGAATGTCTCCCCGCTGGTGGTCTGGCTGGCGTCCGCGGGCAGTGCCGGGGTCACCGGCCGGGTCTTCGAGGCCGAGGCGGGCCGGATCACCGTGATGGAGGGCTGGCGCCCCGGCCCCACCGCGGACAAGAAGAGCCGCTGGACACCCGCCGAGGCGGGCGAGACCGCCCGCACGCTGCTGGCCGCCGCCGAGGCACCGCGGCCGGTGTACGGCGCACGGTGA
- a CDS encoding MFS transporter, with translation MRPRVAPQVETADAGGSFSHRDRAVIAAAALSMLIVQMDWFALDLMLPVIARDFGTSSTDLQWLVSGYMLAIGALMIVGGRTADVHGRRRVIVVGLVVFAVMSVVCSAAQSAPWLVGARVVQGVGAALIFPVSVAVVTSYFRDERQGPAVGTVLAFSSVGTALGPFVGGVFAEHVSWRAVFLLNVPVCLAAVLLVLRFVPESRDEHATRHLDLPGAAAVALGLACLMLAVDQGQGWGWASAPTLITLVLGVAFLVLFVAVERRAPEPLIELSLFRNVKFDVITLAGSLSNVVYCLIAVLAALYLQQARGLSPFHAGVIFLALSCGVGAASYWAGQLALRWRAELLMACGMLTSGAGLLALTWVRPLGWYAVVFVVCGVGIGLGWALTNVATQAHVPAERTGAASGLVLTSLVLFGAVSVTIAATVLETISGSPTTAASDGPAIETVLRGTSVLAFLGAFGLFAICRPRLLTRRVAVEDTG, from the coding sequence GTGCGCCCTCGCGTGGCACCTCAGGTCGAAACGGCCGATGCGGGCGGCTCCTTCTCGCACCGGGACCGGGCGGTGATCGCCGCTGCCGCGCTGTCCATGCTCATCGTGCAGATGGACTGGTTCGCGCTCGATCTGATGCTGCCGGTCATCGCCAGGGACTTCGGGACCTCCTCAACCGACCTGCAGTGGCTGGTCAGCGGATACATGCTGGCCATCGGCGCCTTGATGATCGTCGGTGGCCGGACCGCCGATGTGCACGGGCGACGCCGGGTCATCGTGGTCGGACTGGTCGTGTTCGCCGTCATGTCCGTGGTCTGCAGCGCCGCGCAGAGCGCCCCCTGGCTCGTGGGCGCGCGCGTCGTGCAGGGGGTCGGTGCGGCGCTGATCTTCCCTGTGTCCGTGGCGGTGGTGACCAGTTACTTCCGGGACGAACGGCAGGGGCCCGCGGTCGGTACGGTGCTCGCGTTCAGTTCCGTCGGTACCGCGCTCGGGCCGTTCGTCGGTGGCGTCTTCGCCGAACACGTCAGCTGGCGTGCGGTGTTCCTGCTGAATGTGCCGGTGTGCCTGGCCGCCGTGCTGCTGGTGCTGCGGTTCGTCCCCGAGAGCCGCGACGAGCACGCGACCCGCCATCTCGACCTGCCCGGCGCTGCGGCCGTTGCCCTCGGTCTGGCCTGTCTGATGCTCGCCGTCGACCAGGGGCAGGGCTGGGGGTGGGCCTCCGCACCCACGCTGATCACCCTCGTGCTGGGGGTCGCCTTCCTCGTGCTGTTCGTGGCGGTCGAGCGGCGGGCGCCGGAGCCGTTGATCGAGCTGTCGCTCTTCCGCAATGTGAAGTTCGATGTGATCACCCTTGCGGGTTCGCTGTCGAATGTCGTCTATTGCCTGATCGCGGTGCTCGCGGCCCTCTATCTTCAGCAGGCGCGGGGCCTGTCGCCGTTTCACGCCGGGGTGATCTTCCTGGCGCTCTCCTGCGGCGTCGGAGCGGCGAGCTACTGGGCCGGGCAGCTGGCGCTGCGCTGGCGTGCCGAGTTGCTGATGGCCTGCGGCATGCTCACCAGCGGCGCCGGGTTGCTGGCGCTGACCTGGGTGCGGCCCTTGGGCTGGTACGCGGTGGTCTTCGTCGTCTGCGGGGTGGGCATCGGGCTGGGGTGGGCGCTGACGAATGTGGCGACCCAGGCGCATGTTCCCGCGGAGCGGACGGGCGCGGCGTCGGGGCTCGTGTTGACGTCGCTGGTGCTGTTCGGTGCGGTGAGCGTGACGATCGCGGCGACGGTGCTGGAGACCATCAGCGGCTCCCCGACGACCGCGGCCTCCGACGGGCCCGCCATCGAGACGGTCCTGCGCGGCACTTCCGTCCTGGCCTTCCTCGGCGCCTTCGGGCTGTTCGCCATCTGCCGGCCACGACTGCTGACCCGGCGCGTTGCGGTGGAGGACACCGGCTGA